A window of Phyllopteryx taeniolatus isolate TA_2022b chromosome 19, UOR_Ptae_1.2, whole genome shotgun sequence contains these coding sequences:
- the si:ch211-214e3.5 gene encoding zinc finger protein 518A — protein sequence MDEDLKVPHSSAISDSMSSVEDVKDSPQLKERERHGQGNTGISPVKQHGSIKRANCKIQQGAVFSGNILSFGCSVCKDDSMYSPNDLLKHFRGAHKGILPTYPCDLCGFVTNEFAALQRHRIEHKNTLVTCELCCDGNQYSLLLLTRHYIMCHSLNGKFHCDWCEFTTVDAGTFVQHIHHHNESPWKCSMCRHVSLNEVDHQKHLKAHTILLPFICQICGYRATTIKQLKRHTVAAHKKDKHPYNQQDHTNVWKTLKHGAAPTNSSSCQHVLKNISELEEAQKVSKLFGVYGILPNQNGQMKSEMYSEEPHPIIDGTPPKKDCANCNFWTAEQSSRVMLLDNDSCGSPNNPNALTVLMVKNKISLPPNCTTKVMGFKMVDGKKHLVLKVIPVVKQNMCPQDNLLVEDLDSSATSSGFLKSEVLVDNGESSANKSSTSHCFAVPPGSGSCIPSEDIMAVKVKIEEEETSVFTLESPLHCVDFGGKGGHSVTGSSTADTMYPVTNAGDPIGNQNSPSQTACSEINLIDSKSILDKSETVSKIGAKVSNVEADTFIDYPLNVSQEALQSNLTCKIFWDNSEALNERVITHTKEGKIIDERKETSLNSTENLDQLSQSTLESTENTGIKCVNEYKHCRKQLTNLAPPAEMVSSASFGESTTTAPSSLNHKVFTFHNYSKEAIGFSPRICKKSDGMPELTAGTEINSRSSNFSLTLAESSKPLEDGECADSDDENPESVLKDFNVIKIEEEFIPISKNQSDKKNTSSALGSFAEKHSDEIITQQLHKERTESSHSNIESSKQMETTVQLQVQDEKQQVVLKTEKTFAMPMQVKATPSFKLITNCVNPQINVSYMNSAFKTLGNPTGGRVPSKGKNTETSKARVNAKMTLVSSLTTGVSASPQHFLINSPKLKGPVLLSSASPNSPKDKVTKTQSTCYLFPRSIPFVQAPSSSGVKLQSAKLPLNSRPVLAMPVISADKPSNSQTGRQAFLLRYISPPKSSILLNNQEIKPSTQSLHTSEKRGNKVVFKIVSPTTSLLKSGSRSSSCQPLLLATSPPTQCFLMSSNTTNGNSSNNLKKIITRENQTQSAVRKSTPQLTVKIKPSEADKPQLAPRPIRPPSLRKLRRKALFDELPTTVHKARRLTNKVQTETDATVFWSPIAKDVERTLRLSPYNCLQQIKCPRRYQPVVVLNHPDADIPEVANIMKVINRHRGAVAKVSLSQKTIKALAEHGTLRGGILTEGLLLQSIEPSPRAVQSSVRERYLLKLKLRKMSKKKYEVVEPLSGSRPKTVVFDCWFCGRIFNSQEHWIGHGQRHLMEATKDWNKLL from the coding sequence ATGGACGAAGACCTTAAagtacctcacagttctgccaTCAGTGACAGCATGTCATCTGTAGAGGATGTAAAAGACTCTCCACAGCTCAAAGAAAGAGAACGCCATGGTCAAGGGAATACAGGCATATCGCCTGTTAAGCAACATGGTTCCATCAAACGAGCCAATTGTAAAATTCAGCAAGGAGCTGTTTTTTCTGGAAACATATTGAGTTTTGGCTGCTCTGTGTGCAAGGATGATTCTATGTACAGTCCTAATGATCTCCTTAAACATTTTCGAGGGGCCCACAAAGGAATCTTGCCTACTTACCCTTGTGATCTTTGTGGATTTGTCACAAATGAATTTGCAGCTCTTCAACGTCACCGGATTGAGCACAAAAATACTTTGGTCACATGTGAGCTCTGCTGTGATGGAAATCAATATTCACTGCTTTTGCTTACGAGACATTACATCATGTGTCACAGTCTCAATGGTAAGTTTCACTGTGACTGGTGTGAGTTTACAACTGTGGATGCAGGGACATTTGTCCAACACATTCATCATCATAATGAGAGTCCCTGGAAATGTTCCATGTGTCGACATGTCAGCTTGAATGAAGTGGATCATCAAAAGCATCTAAAAGCTCACACAATTTTGTTACCTTTCATTTGTCAAATCTGTGGATATCGTGCAACAACCATCAAGCAGCTTAAAAGACACACAGTAGCTGCTCACAAGAAAGACAAGCATCCATACAACCAACAAGACCATACAAATGTATGGAAGACTTTAAAACATGGAGCTGCTCCCACAAATTCTTCAAGTTGTCAACATGTACTTAAAAATATTTCTGAGCTAGAAGAAGCACAAAAGGTATCAAAATTATTTGGTGTATATGGTATCTTACCAAACCAAAATGGTCAAATGAAATCTGAGATGTATTCGGAAGAGCCCCACCCAATTATTGATGGGACACCACCAAAAAAGGACTGCGCTAATTGTAACTTTTGGACTGCGGAACAATCCTCACGTGTAATGTTGCTGGACAATGACAGCTGTGGCTCACCAAACAATCCTAATGCACTGACAGTTCTAATGGTCAAGAATAAAATATCTCTTCCCCCAAACTGTACAACCAAAGTAATGGGATTTAAGATGGTTGATGGGAAAAAACATCTAGTTCTCAAAGTAATACCAGTAGTAAAGCAAAACATGTGTCCTCAAGACAATTTGTTAGTGGAAGATTTGGACTCCTCTGCTACCAGTTCTGGGTTTCTCAAAAGTGAAGTCCTTGTTGACAATGGGGAATCATCTGCGAATAAGAGCTCCACATCACATTGCTTTGCCGTTCCACCAGGAAGTGGGTCTTGCATACCATCAGAAGATATCATGGCAGTTAAAGTCAAGATTGAAGAGGAAGAAACATCTGTTTTCACTCTCGAGTCTCCTCTTCATTGTGTTGATTTTGGGGGAAAAGGTGGTCATTCTGTAACCGGTTCTTCAACTGCAGATACAATGTATCCAGTGACAAATGCTGGTGATCCAATTGGCAACCAAAATTCCCCAAGCCAGACAgcttgttcagaaataaatctGATTGATAGCAAATCAATCTTGgacaaatctgagaccgtgtcAAAAATTGGAGCCAAGGTGTCAAATGTTGAGGCTGACACATTCATTGATTATCCTTTAAATGTTTCTCAGGAGGCATTGCAGAGTAATTTGACCTGCAAAATTTTTTGGGATAATTCTGAAGCACTCAATGAGAGGGTGATAACTCACACCAAAGAAGGAAAGATTATTGATGAGCGCAAAGAGACTTCTCTGAATTCGACGGAAAATCTTGACCAGCTTTCCCAAAGCACTCTAGAAAGCACAGAGAACACGGGGATTAAATGCGTTAACGAATACAAACATTGTAGGAAACAGTTGACAAATTTGGCACCTCCAGCAGAGATGGTCTCATCTGCTTCATTTGGAGAAAGTACCACAACAGCACCAAGTTCTTTAAACCATAAAGTATTCACTTTTCACAATTATTCCAAGGAAGCGATTGGTTTTTCACCCAGAATATGTAAAAAAAGTGATGGTATGCCTGAACTTACAGCAGGCACAGAAATTAATAGCAGATCATCTAATTTTAGTCTTACATTAGCGGAGTCTTCAAAACCTTTAGAGGATGGTGAATGTGCTGATTCAGATGATGAAAACCCAGAGTCAGTGCTGAAAGATTTTAATGTTATAAAAATTGAGGAGGAGTTCATTCCAATATCTAAAAATCagtctgataaaaaaaatacttcatctGCTTTGGGCAGTTTTGCGGAAAAACACTCAGATGAAATAATTACGCAACAACTCCATAAGGAGAGAACTGAATCTTCACATTCAAACATTGAGTCCTCCAAACAAATGGAGACGACTGTACAACTTCAAGTGCAAGATGAAAAGCAGCAAGTGGTCTTGAAGACCGAGAAAACCTTTGCTATGCCAATGCAGGTCAAGGCCACTCCAAGTTTTAAGCTAATTACTAATTGTGTAAATCCTCAAATCAATGTCTCGTACATGAATTCTGCTTTTAAAACCTTAGGCAATCCTACTGGTGGGAGAGTCCCTTCAAAAGGTAAAAATACAGAAACTTCAAAGGCAAGAGTTAATGCTAAGATGACACTTGTTTCTTCCCTTACAACTGGTGTTAGTGCTTCTCCACAGCATTTCCTTATCAATAGTCCAAAATTAAAAGGTCCTGTACTTCTTTCTAGTGCATCACCTAATAGTCCTAAAGACAAAGTCACTAAGACACAGTCAACTTGCTACTTGTTCCCAAGGTCCATTCCATTTGTTCAAGCTCCAAGCAGCTCTGGCGTCAAgttacaaagtgcaaaactCCCACTGAATTCCAGACCTGTTCTGGCCATGCCTGTGATCTCTGCTGACAAACCTAGCAATTCGCAGACTGGTCGCCAAGCATTTTTGCTACGGTACATTTCTCCCCCCAAATCAAGCATACTTCTCAATAATCAAGAAATAAAACCCAGCACTCAGTCTCTCCACACCAGTGAAAAACGAGGAAacaaagttgtatttaaaattgtCAGCCCTACAACTAGCCTGCTTAAAAGTGGCTCACGCTCCTCAAGTTGTCAACCTTTACTTTTGGCTACCTCTCCTCCAACCCAATGTTTTCTTATGTCTTCCAACACAACAAATGGCAATTCTTCCAACAACCTGAAGAAGATCATTACCAGGGAGAATCAAACACAAAGCGCTGTCAGGAAATCGACACCTCAGTTGACAGTAAAGATAAAACCTAGTGAAGCAGATAAGCCTCAGCTAGCCCCAAGGCCAATTCGACCTCCAAGTCTAAGAAAACTGCGCAGGAAAGCATTGTTTGATGAGCTTCCAACGACCGTGCATAAAGCTAGAAGGCtcacaaacaaagtacagactgaGACGGACGCAACTGTGTTTTGGAGTCCGATAGCAAAAGATGTTGAAAGAACCCTGAGACTTTCCCCGTACAACTGTCTACAGCAAATTAAATGCCCCCGGAGATACCAACCTGTTGTGGTGCTTAATCATCCGGATGCTGATATTCCTGAAGTGGCCAATATTATGAAGGTAATTAATCGACACAGAGGTGCTGTTGCTAAGGTATCACTGTCGCAGAAAACAATTAAAGCGCTTGCTGAGCATGGCACCCTAAGGGGGGGGATCTTGACTGAAGGACTACTACTGCAAAGCATTGAGCCCAGCCCACGAGCAGTTCAGAGTTCAGTCCGAGAGCGTTACCTTCTCAAACTCAAGctaaggaaaatgagcaagaaaAAGTATGAAGTCGTGGAACCATTATCAGGCAGTAGGCCAAAGACTGTAGTATTTGACTGTTGGTTCTGTGGTCGGATATTCAATAGCCAGGAACATTGGATTGGCCATGGCCAGAGGCATCTCATGGAGGCAACTAAAGACTGGAATAAACTGTTATAA